In the Mesorhizobium sp. M1D.F.Ca.ET.043.01.1.1 genome, TCGAGCAGCACCGGCACGTTGTTCTTGCGCGCGGCAAGCGCGGCGCCGAAGATCGCGGCGAGCTCGCGTCCGCCAAGCGCCGCGGCGATCTTCAGCGGGTCCGATAGCGAATCGGCATGGCGCTTTATGCCCGCCTCGATGGCCACGACCTTGCGCCGCAGACCGGCGTCGTCGACGCCGGTGCCACGGCCGGTCCATTTTTCCGCGCCGCCGCCGAAGAGGGCCGTCGAGATGGCCGCGGCCGGCGTGGTGTTGCCGATACCCATCTCGCCGAAGCACACGAGGTCGAGGTCTTCGGTCACGGCATCATAGCCGGCCGAGACCGCGGCGAGGAAGGTCTGCTCGTCCATGGCCGGCGTTATCGTGAAATCGCCGGTCGGGTGGTCGAGGTCGAGCGGGATGACATCGAGCTTTGCACCGGCAACGCGGGCAAGCTGGTTGATGGCGGCACCCCCGCCGGCGAAATTCGCCACCATCTGGACGGTGACCTCCGACGGATAGGCCGACACGCCCTGCGCGGTGACACCGTGATTGCCGGCGAAGACGAAGACTTTCACCGCGTCGAGCTTCGGCATGTCGCGGCCCTGCCAGCGGCCCAGCCAGGCAGCGATCGTTTCAAGACGGCCGAGGCTGCCCGGGGGCTTGGTCAAAGTGTCCTGGCGCCTGGCGACCGCAGCGGCGGCAGTATCGCTGCCCGCGGGGAGATCGAGGCAGGCGGCGCGAAGGTCTTCGAGCGATTTGAAGGACGTTGACTGGGGGGACATGGGGGCAAGGTCTCCGAAAGAGAATCAGGAAAGGCAAACGGAAGCGGCAAGCAGCACTGCGATCTCGCCGAGCTGCTGCAGCGCGCCGATCGTGTCGCCGGTCTGACCGCCGATCTGGCTGAGGCATAGCGAGCGGAACGCGGCGAATAAGAAGCCGAGCAGGATGAGCGCGGCAATGGCGCCGCCAAGGCCGAGCGCCAGCAGCGCCACGGCGCCGAGCGCTGCCCCGAAGGCGGCTGTCTCGAAGGCTACGGTGCCGGCATTCGCCGACAGGCCGTCGGCGCGAGCCGGCGGCAGCAGATGCATGAAGGCGCCGAACAGGCCGCGCGAGGCGGCATGTGCCGCCAAAAGCGCCAGGAAGACATGACCTGGGCCGGCCAGTTCCGACAACGCGCTCCAGCGGATGAGCAGCGAGACGCCGATCGCTGCCGCGCCATAGGCGCCGATGCGGCTGTCGCGCATGATCTCCAGTTTCCTTTCGCGGGTCCGGCCGCCGCCGAAGCCATCGGCGATGTCGGAGAGGCCGTCCTCGTGCAGGCAGCCGGTGGCGAGCATCGTCGCGGCCAGCGCGAGCGCCGAGGCCGGACCGGCGGCAAGGCCGACGCTGGCGACGATGGTATAGACGAGCGCTCCGATGACGGCGACGGCGAGACCGGCGAAGGGCGCGGCCCAGATGGCGTCGGCAAGGCCGCGGCCGCCGAAATCGCTCGATGGCAGCCTCAGCCTCGTGAAGAAGACAAGGCTCAGGCCGATATCGTCGAGCAACTGGCGAGGCTCGGAAAGGCCGCTCATCCGCCCCTCGCAATGGCGTGGAAGAAGGTGCCGCTGACATGGCCGCGCCGGTAGCCCGAGGCGCCCAACGGATTGCCCTGGCCGTCGGCGAGGTCGGCCAGCGGCTCGTCATTGCCGGTGGCGGTCATCTGGGCATAGTGGAACTCGTGGCCGCGGATCAGCGTGCCTTCGACGCCGAGCGGGCAGGCGGAGCGCAGCCGCGCCTCGCGGTAACCGAGATTCATCTTGCGCCTGGCGAAGCTGGTGGAATGGCCGAGCAGGCCAAGCATTTGGTGGCTCTCGCCATCCGCGTCTTCCAGTGCCTCTCCCAGCACCATGAAGCCGCCGCACTCGCCATGCACGGGCTTCGTCGCGGCGAAGCGAGCCATTCCCTCGCGGAATTTCATCGCTGCCGCGAGCCTGGCGGCGTGCAATTCGGGATAGCCGCCAGGCAGCCAGCAGACATCGCAGTCTTCGGCCGGCGCCTCATCGGCAAGCGGCGAGAACGGGACGATCTCGGCGCCGGCCTTGCGCCAGTGCGTGATGACATGCGGGTAGAGGAAGGTGAAGGCAGCGTCTTCGGCCAGCGCGATGCGCTGTCCGGGCGGCTGCAACGCGTCGCCAAAGTCGCCAGTCACAGGTTCCAGCGGTGTCGTCAGCTTCAGGATTGCGTCGATGTCGAGCGACTTCTCGACCATGTCGGCCAGCCGGTCGAGATGCGCCATCAGGTTTTCATATTCGCCAGCCTGGACAAGGCCAAGATGCCGCTCCGGCAGGTTGAGCGTGGGATCGCGCATGATGGCGCCGACCACCGGCAGGCCGATCGCCTCGATGGCGTCGCCCGACAATCGCCGGTGGCGCTCGCTGCCGAGGCGGTTGAGCACGACGCCGGCCATGCGCACGTCCGGATCGTAGGTGGCAAAACCCTTGGCGACGGCCGCGGCCGTGGTCGACTGTCCCGAAACGTCGAGCACCAAGAGCACCGGCAGGCCGTAGAGCCGGGCAAGATCGGCTGCGGAGCCCGATCGTCCCTCCGGCGCGGGAATGCCGTCGAACAGGCCCATCGCGCTTTCCAGGATGACGTATTCGGCGTCGTCCGCCGCCTGCGCGGCCAGTGCGTTGAGCAGGGAAGGCGACATCGCCCAACTGTCGAGGTTGACGCCGGACAGGCCCGTGGCGGCCGCGTGGAAGCCGGGGTCGATATAGTCCGGTCCGGATTTCGCTCCGCGCACCTTCAACCCGCGCCGGGCAAGCGCGCGCAGCAGGCCGATGGTGACGCTGGTCTTGCCCGAGCCGGAGCGCGGTGCGCCGATGATGATCGCCCGCGCCGTCACGTGCCGCCCGCCAGTGCCGCCCGCATGGCGACGATGCCGCCGACGACGATCAGCGCCGGCGAGGCGAGCCCGGCGGCCGCGGCCTCGTCGGCGATTGTCGCGAGCGTGGCGACGACGATGCGCTCCTGCGGCGTGGTCGCGGCGACGATCACGGCCGCCGGCGTCGACGGCGCCAGGCCGCCGCTGAGCAGCTTTGCCGCTATCACCGGCAGGTTGGCCATGCCCATATAGACGACAACCGGCTGGCCGGTGCGGGCGACCGCAGCCCAGTCGAGATCATCATCAGTGCCCGCGGCATGGCCGGTGGCGAGGATGACCGCCTTGTTGATGCCGCGCATGGTGGCGGGGATGCCGGTGGCGGCCAAGGCACTCAGACCGGAGGTGAGGCCGGAGAGAACGCGGAACGGAACGTTTTCGTGCGCAAGCGCCAAGGCTTCTTCGCCGCCCCGGCCGAAGATATACGGGTCGCCGCCTTTGAGCCGCACGACACGGCGGCCCTCGCGCGCCAGCCGCACAAGCAGAGCGTTGATGTCGTCCTGCTTCATCGACGGCTGTCCGCCGCGCTTTCCGGCGTAGAAAAGCTCGGCGCCGTCGGCGACCGCGACGACATCCGGCGAAACCAGCGCGTCATAGACCAGCGCATCGCACTGCCCGAGCGCCGCCAGCACCTCCAGCGTCAGGCAGCCGGGATCGCCCGGGCCGGCGCCGGCCAGCCAGACATGACCGGGCTCGAGCGTGCGCGGCTTGAAGTTCAGCCGCGCCAGCGCCTGATCCACCGTGGCCTGTCCGTTTCTGTTGGCGATGCCGTTCACAATCCGTCCCGTCCGCGAAAACGCCGCTGGTAGTGGGCGTCGTAGAGTGAGCTTTCGCCGAAATCCTGCGCGGCCAAGGCGCTGCCGACGAAGATGATCGCCGTGCGCTCCATCGGGTTTTCCGCAAGCTGCGCTTCGATGGTGCCCAGCGTGCCGGTCAGGATGCGCTCGTCCGGCCAAGAGGCGCGGAAGACGACCGCTACAGGGCATTCGGCGCCGTAGAGGGGCGTCAGTTCGGCAACGACGCGGTCGATGGCATGGATGGCAAGGTGAACGGCAAGCGTGGCGCCGGTGCGGCCGAAGCCGGCCAGCGTTTCGCCCGGCGGCATCTTCGAGGCGCGACCGGAGACGCGGGTCAGCACCAGGCTTTGAGCGAGCTCGGGGATGGTGAGCTCGCGGCGAAGCGCTGCCGCTGCCGCCGCAAAGGACGGCACGCCCGGCGTCAGCGTGTAGGGGATGTCGTGTTTCCCCAGGCGCCTGATCTGCTCTGCCACCGCGCTCCAGACCGAAAGGTCGCCGGAATGCAGCCGCGCGACGTCCTGGCCGGCCTTGTGGGCGGCGACATATTCGGCCTCGATCTCGTCGAGCGACATCGGCGCGGTGTCGATGAGCTTGGTTCCCGGCGCGCAATGTTCGAGCAGTTCCGGCGCGACGATCGAGCCGGCATAGAGACAGACTGGGCAAGATGCGAGCAGGCGGCTGCCGCGCAAGGTGATGAGGTCAGCCGCGCCCGGGCCGGCGCCGATGAAATGGACGGTCATTCGGCACCTCCGCCAAGCGCTATGGCGCAGGTCACCGGGCCGAGCACCGTGCGCGGCCCGAGCAGTTTTGCGTCCTTGCCTGCCGCGGCCAGGGCCGACGCTTCCGAAACCGACGGTATGCCGGCATGCGCTTGCGACAATTCGGATCGGCTGATCGTGCCGGAGGCGGCGACCTGCAGCGCGTCGTCGGTGACGACGATCACCGGCAGCGCAAGATCACGACCTGCGAGGAAGATCGCTTCCTCGTCGCGCTTGATTTCGCCGGTCGCCAGCGCCGAAAGCGCGGTCATCGCCAGCCCATGCGCTTCGAGCGCGGTTTCGATCGCGGCGCGCACATCGCGCGGTGTCACGCCTTTCCGGCTGCCGATGCCCGCGATCATCATGGCTTTACCCAGCTCCACTGAATGACAGGCATCGCCGGACGCCAGGCCTGCATGGACCCGACCGGGGCCGCGCGCGAAATCGCGATGCGGGTGAGGTCGCCGCCGCGCCGGTTGCACTGGTCGAGCAGCAGTGCCTCCATCTCCAGCGTCACCGCGTTGGCAACCAGCCGGCCGCCGGGACGCAGGACCTTGATCGCCTTGTCCAGCACGCCGGCATCGCTGCCGCCGCCGCCGATGAAGATCGCGTCCGGCGTCTCCAGCTTGGCTAGCGCCTTCGGCGCCGAGCCTTCGATCACGGCAAGGCCAGGCACGCCGCAATGCGCGGCGTTGCGGTGGATGCGGGCGGCGCGCTCGCTGTCGGCTTCGATGGCAATCGCCCGCATCGACGGGTGGGCCAGCATCCACTCGATGCCGATCGAGCCGGAACCGGCGCCGACGTCCCACAGCAATTCGCCGCGTCTCGGCGCCAGCGCCGAGAGCGTGATGGCGCGGATCTCGCGCTTGGTGATCTGGCCGTCATGCTCGAACAGATGATCGGCAAGGCCGACGGTCAAAGGCAGGACGCGCGCATCCGGCGTCTGCTCAATTTCCAGCGCCAGCACGTTGAGCGGGTTGATGTCTTTGAGATCGAAGCTGTCGGCGCGGGCGGCGCGGCGCGTTTCGTCGGGACCGCCGAGCGCCTCGAGGATGGTCAATCGCGAAGGGCCGAAGCCGAGTTCGTCGAGCAGTCCGGCGATGGCGGCCGGGGCGTCACCGTCGGATGTCAGCGCCAGGATGCGCGTGCCGGGATGCAGCAACGGCCGGATCAGGTCGACCGAATGGCCGTGCAGCGAAATGGTTTCGATCTCCGGCAAGGCCCAGCCCAGCCGGGATGCGGCCAGCGAGAGCGACGACGGCGCCGGCAGGACGATCATCTCATCCGCCTTGACCTTGCGCGCCAGCGTGACGCCGACACCGTGGAAGAACGGGTCGCCGGAGGCTAGCACGCAGACATTCTTGTCTTTCAGCGCCAGCACGTCATGCATCTCGGCGTCGAACGGCGTCGGCCATTGCTGGATTTCGCCTTTGACCAAGGACGCGACCAGCGCGAGATGCCGCCTGCCGCCGAAGATGACTTCGGCCTCGCCGATCCGGCGCTTGGCCTCATCGCCGAGACCCGCTACACCGTCCTCGCCGATGCCGACGATGGTCAGCCATTTTTGGCTGAGCGTGGCGCCGCGCGGACCCTTAGCAGGCATGATGACCCACCGTATTTTGATCCTCGCCGGCACAACGGAGGCCCGGCAATTGGCGGGCAAGCTGGCGCGTCGCGAGGATTTTTCCGTCACGCTGTCGCTGGCCGGCCGTACCGAAAGTCCGGTCGCGCAAGGTGTGCCCGTGCGTACCGGCGGCTTCGGCGGCGCGGAGGGATTGGCGACCCATCTCCGCCAAGAACGCATCCACCTGCTGGTCGACGCCACGCATCCTTACGCGGCGCGCATCTCGGCCAACGCCGCGGAAGCGGCAAGGCAATCCGGCGTGCCGATCCTTGCGCTGCGGCGTCCCGGCTGGGAGCCTGTCGCGGGTGATCGCTGGACGGTGGTCGACAATGTCCCGCAAGCGGCGAGGGCTCTCGGCACGCCACCGCGTCGCGTTTTCCTCGCGATCGGCCGACAGGAGGGACGCGCCTTCGAAGTCGCCCCGCAGCACCGTTATCTGATCCGCAGTGTCGATCCGGTCGAGCCGAGGCTTGCGGTGCCCGATGCGCTCTACTTGTTGGCGCGCGGACCATTCCCCGAAGCTGACGAACGGGTGCTGCTCGAAAAATACCGCATCGATGCCGTCGTCTCGAAGGACAGCGGCGGCGAGGCGACCTATGGCAAGATAGCAGCGGCGCGGTCGCTCGGCATCGAGGTGATCATGGTCCACCGGCCGCCGCTGCCGGACGTTCCCTCGGCTGAAACCGTCGATCAGCTGGCGGCTAGAGTCGATCATCTTTTCGAGCCCGTTGCCGATCGCGGCGTGTAGACCAGCGCGGGCCGCTCGCCGCGCTTGATGATCCGGGTCTCGGGCGAGCCGATGATGATGCAGGTCGCCATGTCGGCTTTTTCCGCATCGGCATCCGCTAGAAGGTAGACCTCGATCCGCTCGTCCGGCCGGCCGGCGGCGCGGCCGAAGATCACCGGCGTGGTGCCGGGCAGGATCGCCTTGAGGCATTCGAAGGCGCGGGCGAGCTGCCACGGGCGGGCCTTGCTGATTGGGTTGTAGAGCGCGATGACGAAGCCGGCGCCGGCAGCCGCCAGCAACCGCAGCTCGATCAGCTCCCACGGCTTCAGATTGTCGGAGAGCGAGATGGCGCAGAAGTCATGACCGAGCGGCGCGCCGATGCGGGCGGCGACCGCGAGCATGGCCGTCACGCCTGGAATGACCGAAATATCGATGGCGCGCCATTCGGCCGGACCGGCTTCGATCGCCTCGCAGACGGCCGCCGCCATGGCGAAAACGCCGGGGTCGCCCCCGGACACGACGGCGACGTTATGGCCCTCGGCTGCCTTGGCCAGCGCCTCGTTCGAGCGGGCAAGCTCCTCGCGGTTGTCGGAGGCGATGCGGGTCTGATCGTCCCTCAGCTCGAGCCGGTCGAGATAGGGCTTGTAACCATAGAAGAAGGAAGCCTCGGCCACGGCGCGGCTCGCCTGCGGCGTGACCTGATCGGCATTGCCGGGGCCGAGACCGATGACGGTGAGGCGGCGGCCGCTCATGGCTTTGCTCCGGGGGCTCCGGGACGGGCCGACCAGCCGGCGACCAGCACGATGGCGAAATAGGGCGCCTTGTCGTCGTGCTTTTCGGCGAGCCGCATCGAGACGCTGCCCGGCATGGTGCCGCGCTCGACATAGACCGCCTTGGCCAGCTTGCCGGCCGCTTCCAGCGCGCGGCGGATCTTCGGCAGGTTGCGGCCGACCTTCATGATGACCGCGGCATCGGTGTCGGCCAGCCGCCGCGTCAGTTCGAACTCGCTCATCGTGCCGGGCAGCACGGTGAGCACGTCGTCGCCCTGGACGATCGGCAGGCCGGTCGCAGACCAGCAGCCGGACATGGCGGTGATGCCGGGAATGACCTCGGTCGGGAACCGATGCGCCAGTCGGACATGCAGGTGCATGTAGGAGCCGTAGAACAGCGGATCGCCTTCCGACAGTACCGCCACCATCCTGCCGTCGCTGAGGTGCTCGGCAACCTGCTCGGCCGACCGTTCGTAGAAATCGGCGATCTGCGAGCGGTAGTCGTCGTGGTCCTTGTCGATCTCGGTCGTCACCGGATAGAGCAGCGGCAGCTCGATCATGTCCGGCCGGAAGCGGGCCTCGACGATGGCGCGCGCGTTGCTGTTGTTGCCGCGCTTGGCGAAATAGGCGATGACGTCGGCCTCGGCCAGCGCGCGCGCCGCCTTCAGCGTCAACAGTTCCGGATCGCCGGGACCGGTGCCGACTCCGACAAGACGGCCTTTTACAATCGCGTTCACAGCCCGGGCCTCGCCAATGAATTGAGCGCGGCCGCCGTCATGGCGCTGCCGCCCAGCCTGCCGCGCACGATGGCGTAGGGCACGCCGTAGGAATTCTCGGCCAGCGCATCCTTGGATTCGGCAGCACCCACGAAGCCGACCGGCATGCCGACAATCGCTGCCGGCTTCGGCGCGCCGTCGCGCAGTTTTTCGAGCAGATAGAAGAGCGCGGTCGGCGCGTTGCCGATGGCGACGACCGAGCCGGCCATGCGTTCGCCCCAGAGGTCGATCGCAGCGGCGGAACGCGTGTTGCCGATTTCCTTGGCGATTCCGGCGGTGCGCGGATCGCGCAGCGTGCAGATCACCTCATTGCCGGTCGGCAGGCGCGCGCGGGTGACGCCATGCGCGACCATTTCGGCATCGCAGAAGATCGGCGCGCCGGCGGCAAGGGCAGAGCGCGCCGCTGAGACGAAATCGCTGGAGAAGACGAAATTGCTGGCGGCTTCGACCTGGCCGCAGGCATGGATCATGCGGATCGCGACATCGGCCTCGGCCTCGGAGAAGCGCGACAGGTCCGCCTCGGCGCGGATGATGGCGAAAGAGCGCTCGTAGATCGCCATCCCGTCATGGATATAGTCGTAGGCGGCCATTCACTGGTTCCGTCGATAGAGTTCGGCGATGCCGGCCGCGCCAAGCCTTGTGAGGCAAGCGGCCGCGGTTTCGCCCTGAAGTCTTTGCGCGCGCACCGCGGCAAGGATGCCGCCGATGCCTTGCGCGGCGTCATAGCCCGGCCTGTATCCGGCAGGAAGGGCCTTTGCCGTCCCGTCCACGACAAGTCCGGCTCCGTTTTCGTCGCCGACCAGGGTCAGCATGGCGGGACGTGGATGTGCGCAGCCCTTGGCGCAGCCCGAGATATGAAGTGTTAGCGAGGTGTCGAAGATATCGGGGCTTTCCTTCGCGATCGTCTCGGCGATGGCGCGCGTCGCGATGCGGCCGGAAGCGCAGGCAGGTGTGCCGGGGCAGGCGGCGATGCGGGTGCGTGGGTCGGCGGGGGAGGTGACGAAGCCGAGGGTGGCGGCGGAAGCTTGTAGCGAGGCGCAGGCTGTGGGGGAGAGGCCGAGGAAGATCAGGGCTCGGCCGGGGGCGAGGCGGATTTCGGTGGTGCCGAGTTGCAGGGCTTGCCCGACGAGTTCGACAAGGTTTTGCGCCGGCATGCTGCCGAAAGGCAAGCCGATACCGAGGGCGTTGCTTTTGCTTAGGGCGACGAGGCTAATCGGTGAG is a window encoding:
- the cobT gene encoding nicotinate-nucleotide--dimethylbenzimidazole phosphoribosyltransferase, whose protein sequence is MSPQSTSFKSLEDLRAACLDLPAGSDTAAAAVARRQDTLTKPPGSLGRLETIAAWLGRWQGRDMPKLDAVKVFVFAGNHGVTAQGVSAYPSEVTVQMVANFAGGGAAINQLARVAGAKLDVIPLDLDHPTGDFTITPAMDEQTFLAAVSAGYDAVTEDLDLVCFGEMGIGNTTPAAAISTALFGGGAEKWTGRGTGVDDAGLRRKVVAIEAGIKRHADSLSDPLKIAAALGGRELAAIFGAALAARKNNVPVLLDGFVCTAAAAPLARLHPTGLAHTIAAHVSAEAGHRRLLEALGLPPLLDLGMRLGEGSGACLAINIVRSALECHARMASFAEAGVSEK
- a CDS encoding adenosylcobinamide-GDP ribazoletransferase, with the translated sequence MSGLSEPRQLLDDIGLSLVFFTRLRLPSSDFGGRGLADAIWAAPFAGLAVAVIGALVYTIVASVGLAAGPASALALAATMLATGCLHEDGLSDIADGFGGGRTRERKLEIMRDSRIGAYGAAAIGVSLLIRWSALSELAGPGHVFLALLAAHAASRGLFGAFMHLLPPARADGLSANAGTVAFETAAFGAALGAVALLALGLGGAIAALILLGFLFAAFRSLCLSQIGGQTGDTIGALQQLGEIAVLLAASVCLS
- a CDS encoding cobyrinate a,c-diamide synthase; this encodes MTARAIIIGAPRSGSGKTSVTIGLLRALARRGLKVRGAKSGPDYIDPGFHAAATGLSGVNLDSWAMSPSLLNALAAQAADDAEYVILESAMGLFDGIPAPEGRSGSAADLARLYGLPVLLVLDVSGQSTTAAAVAKGFATYDPDVRMAGVVLNRLGSERHRRLSGDAIEAIGLPVVGAIMRDPTLNLPERHLGLVQAGEYENLMAHLDRLADMVEKSLDIDAILKLTTPLEPVTGDFGDALQPPGQRIALAEDAAFTFLYPHVITHWRKAGAEIVPFSPLADEAPAEDCDVCWLPGGYPELHAARLAAAMKFREGMARFAATKPVHGECGGFMVLGEALEDADGESHQMLGLLGHSTSFARRKMNLGYREARLRSACPLGVEGTLIRGHEFHYAQMTATGNDEPLADLADGQGNPLGASGYRRGHVSGTFFHAIARGG
- the cobA gene encoding uroporphyrinogen-III C-methyltransferase; the protein is MNGIANRNGQATVDQALARLNFKPRTLEPGHVWLAGAGPGDPGCLTLEVLAALGQCDALVYDALVSPDVVAVADGAELFYAGKRGGQPSMKQDDINALLVRLAREGRRVVRLKGGDPYIFGRGGEEALALAHENVPFRVLSGLTSGLSALAATGIPATMRGINKAVILATGHAAGTDDDLDWAAVARTGQPVVVYMGMANLPVIAAKLLSGGLAPSTPAAVIVAATTPQERIVVATLATIADEAAAAGLASPALIVVGGIVAMRAALAGGT
- the cobM gene encoding precorrin-4 C(11)-methyltransferase, with protein sequence MTVHFIGAGPGAADLITLRGSRLLASCPVCLYAGSIVAPELLEHCAPGTKLIDTAPMSLDEIEAEYVAAHKAGQDVARLHSGDLSVWSAVAEQIRRLGKHDIPYTLTPGVPSFAAAAAALRRELTIPELAQSLVLTRVSGRASKMPPGETLAGFGRTGATLAVHLAIHAIDRVVAELTPLYGAECPVAVVFRASWPDERILTGTLGTIEAQLAENPMERTAIIFVGSALAAQDFGESSLYDAHYQRRFRGRDGL
- a CDS encoding cobalamin biosynthesis protein, which translates into the protein MMIAGIGSRKGVTPRDVRAAIETALEAHGLAMTALSALATGEIKRDEEAIFLAGRDLALPVIVVTDDALQVAASGTISRSELSQAHAGIPSVSEASALAAAGKDAKLLGPRTVLGPVTCAIALGGGAE
- the cbiE gene encoding precorrin-6y C5,15-methyltransferase (decarboxylating) subunit CbiE, with the protein product MPAKGPRGATLSQKWLTIVGIGEDGVAGLGDEAKRRIGEAEVIFGGRRHLALVASLVKGEIQQWPTPFDAEMHDVLALKDKNVCVLASGDPFFHGVGVTLARKVKADEMIVLPAPSSLSLAASRLGWALPEIETISLHGHSVDLIRPLLHPGTRILALTSDGDAPAAIAGLLDELGFGPSRLTILEALGGPDETRRAARADSFDLKDINPLNVLALEIEQTPDARVLPLTVGLADHLFEHDGQITKREIRAITLSALAPRRGELLWDVGAGSGSIGIEWMLAHPSMRAIAIEADSERAARIHRNAAHCGVPGLAVIEGSAPKALAKLETPDAIFIGGGGSDAGVLDKAIKVLRPGGRLVANAVTLEMEALLLDQCNRRGGDLTRIAISRAAPVGSMQAWRPAMPVIQWSWVKP
- a CDS encoding cobalt-precorrin-6A reductase produces the protein MTHRILILAGTTEARQLAGKLARREDFSVTLSLAGRTESPVAQGVPVRTGGFGGAEGLATHLRQERIHLLVDATHPYAARISANAAEAARQSGVPILALRRPGWEPVAGDRWTVVDNVPQAARALGTPPRRVFLAIGRQEGRAFEVAPQHRYLIRSVDPVEPRLAVPDALYLLARGPFPEADERVLLEKYRIDAVVSKDSGGEATYGKIAAARSLGIEVIMVHRPPLPDVPSAETVDQLAARVDHLFEPVADRGV
- a CDS encoding precorrin-3B C(17)-methyltransferase translates to MSGRRLTVIGLGPGNADQVTPQASRAVAEASFFYGYKPYLDRLELRDDQTRIASDNREELARSNEALAKAAEGHNVAVVSGGDPGVFAMAAAVCEAIEAGPAEWRAIDISVIPGVTAMLAVAARIGAPLGHDFCAISLSDNLKPWELIELRLLAAAGAGFVIALYNPISKARPWQLARAFECLKAILPGTTPVIFGRAAGRPDERIEVYLLADADAEKADMATCIIIGSPETRIIKRGERPALVYTPRSATGSKR
- a CDS encoding precorrin-2 C(20)-methyltransferase, which produces MNAIVKGRLVGVGTGPGDPELLTLKAARALAEADVIAYFAKRGNNSNARAIVEARFRPDMIELPLLYPVTTEIDKDHDDYRSQIADFYERSAEQVAEHLSDGRMVAVLSEGDPLFYGSYMHLHVRLAHRFPTEVIPGITAMSGCWSATGLPIVQGDDVLTVLPGTMSEFELTRRLADTDAAVIMKVGRNLPKIRRALEAAGKLAKAVYVERGTMPGSVSMRLAEKHDDKAPYFAIVLVAGWSARPGAPGAKP
- a CDS encoding precorrin-8X methylmutase; the encoded protein is MAAYDYIHDGMAIYERSFAIIRAEADLSRFSEAEADVAIRMIHACGQVEAASNFVFSSDFVSAARSALAAGAPIFCDAEMVAHGVTRARLPTGNEVICTLRDPRTAGIAKEIGNTRSAAAIDLWGERMAGSVVAIGNAPTALFYLLEKLRDGAPKPAAIVGMPVGFVGAAESKDALAENSYGVPYAIVRGRLGGSAMTAAALNSLARPGL